From Bacteroidota bacterium, one genomic window encodes:
- a CDS encoding CBS domain-containing protein produces MAKDLITDTLPSIKTSDNATRVLEWMSEFKVAQLPVVNHERLLGIVSEEDLLNSGVEDLPIGAIHLSLPEKTFVYEDSHFYDVLKMASLMKLEILPVLSSRENNTFVGTITKSDLLKRAAEYLCVEEPGGVIVLHLANNNYSISEIGRICESNDAKILSLSVGNSDEAGKLYVTIKLNVRELSRVIATFERFEYDIALVVFDAEQVNDFRDSYENLLRYLNL; encoded by the coding sequence TTGGCCAAGGACCTCATCACCGATACCCTGCCCTCGATCAAAACATCGGACAACGCGACGCGTGTGCTCGAGTGGATGAGCGAGTTCAAGGTCGCGCAATTGCCGGTGGTGAACCATGAGCGCCTGCTCGGAATTGTGAGCGAGGAAGACCTGTTGAATTCCGGGGTCGAAGACTTGCCCATCGGGGCCATTCATCTCTCCTTGCCTGAAAAAACGTTTGTCTACGAAGACAGCCATTTTTACGACGTCTTGAAAATGGCGAGCCTGATGAAGCTGGAGATTCTGCCCGTTTTGAGTTCGAGGGAAAACAATACGTTTGTCGGGACCATTACCAAAAGCGACCTCCTCAAACGTGCCGCCGAATATCTCTGCGTCGAGGAACCCGGTGGTGTGATCGTGCTGCACCTCGCGAACAACAACTATTCGATCTCTGAGATTGGACGCATCTGCGAAAGCAACGATGCCAAAATCCTCAGCCTCTCCGTCGGCAACAGCGACGAAGCCGGAAAACTATATGTGACCATCAAGCTCAACGTCCGCGAACTCTCCCGGGTGATCGCGACCTTCGAGCGTTTTGAATATGACATTGCCTTGGTGGTGTTTGACGCCGAACAAGTCAATGATTTTCGCGACAGCTACGAAAACCTGTTGCGGTACTTGAACCTTTAA
- a CDS encoding CvpA family protein, producing the protein MNFLDIFALIVLAYGAYKGFKNGVLIEVAGLIGLIIGFWAGMRLAFIFAHYYRDNFHLPEKWVPAIAFFTAFAIGMGAVYLAGWAATKLLNTAQLELPNRLAGLGFGILKWGFLVGAFFSIVGIRRY; encoded by the coding sequence GTGAATTTTCTCGACATCTTCGCACTGATTGTGCTTGCCTACGGAGCCTACAAAGGCTTCAAAAATGGCGTGCTCATCGAGGTCGCAGGCCTGATCGGCTTGATCATCGGCTTTTGGGCGGGTATGCGGTTGGCGTTCATCTTCGCCCATTATTACCGCGACAATTTCCATCTCCCGGAAAAATGGGTGCCGGCGATCGCCTTTTTTACAGCCTTTGCCATCGGCATGGGGGCGGTCTATCTGGCCGGCTGGGCAGCCACCAAGCTGCTCAATACCGCTCAATTGGAACTGCCCAACCGTCTTGCCGGGCTCGGCTTTGGTATTTTGAAATGGGGCTTCCTCGTCGGCGCCTTTTTCAGCATCGTCGGAATTCGCAGGTACTAA
- a CDS encoding alpha/beta hydrolase yields the protein MEIQVKQEGGYDYVQEGSGPPLLLLHGLFGALSNWKAVVEAFSKRFTVFIPLMPIVAKTNVKPSIVGLAEFIDGFIRFKKIERCTILGNSLGGHIGLVYSMANLSKVDALVLTGSSGLFESGMGSTFPRRGNIKYIKERVEYTFFKPETATKELIDEVFEMVNDNYMTLRILKIARDAQHQNLSEELGKVKVPTLLVWGLNDNITPPHVAHEFQRLLPDAELRFIDQCGHAAMMEQPEEFNIVLNRFLQRIYPSLYRLIHAVGQGPHHRYPALDQNIGQRDACARVDERVQGRAIAGGEP from the coding sequence ATGGAAATCCAGGTAAAACAAGAGGGAGGATACGACTACGTGCAGGAGGGAAGCGGTCCGCCGCTGCTGCTGCTCCATGGTCTGTTTGGTGCCCTGAGCAACTGGAAAGCGGTCGTGGAGGCCTTTTCCAAGCGATTCACGGTGTTTATCCCGCTCATGCCGATCGTCGCAAAGACCAATGTCAAGCCTTCGATCGTCGGCTTGGCGGAGTTCATTGATGGCTTCATCCGCTTCAAAAAAATTGAGCGCTGCACCATCCTCGGCAATTCGTTGGGCGGACATATCGGGCTGGTGTATTCCATGGCGAATCTCTCCAAAGTGGATGCTTTGGTCTTGACGGGCAGTTCGGGCCTCTTCGAATCGGGCATGGGAAGCACATTCCCCCGCCGTGGCAACATCAAATACATCAAGGAACGTGTCGAATATACCTTTTTCAAACCCGAGACGGCGACCAAGGAGCTGATCGACGAGGTGTTTGAAATGGTCAACGACAACTACATGACCCTGCGCATCCTCAAGATCGCACGGGATGCACAGCACCAAAACCTCAGCGAGGAATTGGGCAAGGTCAAGGTTCCCACCCTGCTGGTCTGGGGCCTCAACGACAACATCACGCCGCCCCACGTGGCGCATGAATTTCAGCGGTTGCTGCCCGATGCCGAGTTGCGCTTCATCGACCAATGCGGCCACGCCGCCATGATGGAGCAACCCGAGGAATTCAACATCGTGCTCAACCGATTCCTGCAACGCATTTATCCATCCCTTTACCGCCTGATTCATGCTGTTGGCCAAGGACCTCATCACCGATACCCTGCCCTCGATCAAAACATCGGACAACGCGACGCGTGTGCTCGAGTGGATGAGCGAGTTCAAGGTCGCGCAATTGCCGGTGGTGAACCATGA
- a CDS encoding aminodeoxychorismate/anthranilate synthase component II codes for MIVVIDNYDSFTWNLVDLLRQSHHVVAVFRNDELTANDLMNLHPKGILISPGPGRPADSGISPEVLRLAMGGAQNQGGPKVSKVVPVLGICLGHQLIGEHFGMPLLLGRVPVHGKTSPVFHRGEGLFEGLPSPFEAMRYHSLVLDGAAVPAELEVTAWTEPGEVMGIRHRSLPIAGVQFHPESILTVGGATILGNWVKELGAKPFFPI; via the coding sequence ATGATCGTCGTGATCGACAACTACGATTCCTTTACCTGGAATCTGGTGGATCTTCTGCGACAAAGCCATCACGTCGTGGCCGTTTTCCGAAACGATGAACTGACCGCCAACGACCTGATGAACCTACATCCCAAGGGAATTTTGATTTCGCCGGGTCCGGGGCGACCTGCCGACAGCGGGATTTCGCCGGAGGTTTTGCGGCTTGCCATGGGCGGTGCCCAGAATCAAGGTGGCCCTAAAGTCAGCAAAGTGGTGCCCGTTTTGGGTATTTGCCTCGGCCATCAACTGATTGGCGAACATTTCGGCATGCCGCTCCTGCTTGGGCGTGTGCCCGTTCATGGTAAAACGAGCCCGGTGTTTCACCGCGGCGAAGGGTTGTTTGAAGGCTTGCCGAGCCCGTTTGAAGCGATGCGCTACCATTCCTTGGTATTGGATGGCGCTGCAGTTCCAGCCGAATTGGAAGTCACCGCATGGACCGAGCCTGGCGAGGTGATGGGCATCCGACACCGAAGCCTGCCCATTGCGGGCGTTCAATTCCATCCTGAGTCGATCTTGACGGTGGGCGGGGCGACGATTTTAGGGAATTGGGTCAAGGAATTAGGCGCCAAGCCCTTCTTCCCCATTTAA
- a CDS encoding redoxin domain-containing protein — protein MKQFLLAFALLLSTSFAFAQTTEQHVSKGNTNEGIGTLIPDFKFMDMNNQPVTRMSLVANQPTIFFYFDPDCDHCQLIATMINDQKALFKGMTLVLVSWAEVEALKAFPEKYLPGFPGKLIVSKDTEFKIDKWFGYSETPSIYVYNNKYLRTASFKDEVRPEILVKFAKQQ, from the coding sequence ATGAAACAGTTTCTCCTCGCATTCGCCCTTTTGCTTAGCACGAGCTTCGCATTCGCCCAGACCACCGAGCAACATGTCTCCAAGGGCAATACCAACGAAGGCATCGGCACATTGATTCCCGATTTCAAGTTCATGGACATGAACAATCAGCCCGTGACCCGCATGTCCTTGGTCGCCAACCAACCTACCATTTTTTTCTATTTTGATCCCGATTGTGATCATTGTCAATTGATTGCAACGATGATCAATGATCAGAAAGCCCTGTTCAAGGGAATGACATTGGTACTTGTCTCTTGGGCCGAAGTCGAAGCGCTGAAGGCCTTCCCCGAAAAATATCTGCCTGGATTTCCTGGCAAGCTGATCGTCTCCAAAGACACCGAATTCAAAATCGACAAGTGGTTTGGCTATAGTGAAACCCCAAGCATCTACGTTTACAACAACAAATACCTGCGCACGGCTTCTTTCAAAGACGAAGTAAGACCCGAAATTTTGGTTAAGTTTGCGAAGCAACAATAG
- the thiE gene encoding thiamine phosphate synthase, with product MEVPRLHIITDTTVQQRHGHFELAKMAWEAGPCAVQYRNKLFSREKDLAEAAKMARLAQEGGHCLIINDAAALAFELQAQGVHLGQGDGVPQAAADLLGPGKLIGATVHNMAELEALRGAPIHYIGVGPVYGSRSKRTGLPDLGLEGLARLCAASPWPVIAIGGIEERQAAEVIAAGAHGLAIISAFCIASNPRHVAKRILTLLEGL from the coding sequence TTGGAGGTTCCTCGCCTGCACATTATCACCGATACCACGGTGCAGCAGCGTCATGGCCATTTTGAGCTGGCGAAGATGGCCTGGGAGGCAGGACCTTGTGCCGTTCAATACCGCAACAAGCTGTTCAGCAGGGAAAAGGACCTCGCCGAGGCCGCCAAGATGGCAAGGTTGGCACAAGAGGGCGGCCATTGCCTTATCATCAACGATGCTGCCGCCTTGGCTTTTGAATTGCAGGCCCAAGGCGTACATTTGGGACAAGGAGATGGTGTGCCGCAAGCGGCGGCCGACTTGCTGGGCCCGGGGAAACTGATTGGTGCCACGGTGCACAACATGGCCGAATTGGAAGCCCTTCGGGGCGCGCCGATACATTATATAGGTGTCGGTCCGGTTTACGGCAGCCGCTCCAAACGGACGGGCTTGCCTGACTTGGGACTCGAAGGTTTGGCGCGGCTTTGCGCAGCTTCCCCTTGGCCGGTGATTGCCATCGGCGGGATCGAAGAGCGGCAAGCCGCGGAAGTCATCGCTGCCGGTGCCCATGGATTGGCCATTATCTCCGCGTTTTGTATTGCATCCAACCCCAGGCACGTTGCAAAAAGGATACTCACATTGTTGGAAGGTCTCTAG
- a CDS encoding GatB/YqeY domain-containing protein, whose product MDFKEKINADIVTAMKAKDQAALRALRAIKSAILLLETSEGRAPGPVSDEDGMKILIKQSKQRKDSIEQYRNAGRLDLIVGEEEELAILDRYLPKSLTPDELRAEIQRIIAEVGATSAKDMGKVMGAANKQLAGRADGKEISVLVKELLP is encoded by the coding sequence ATGGACTTCAAAGAAAAAATCAACGCAGACATCGTCACGGCCATGAAGGCCAAGGACCAAGCTGCGCTTCGTGCCTTGCGCGCGATCAAATCTGCCATTCTCCTGCTTGAAACATCCGAAGGCCGTGCCCCGGGCCCAGTCTCCGATGAAGATGGCATGAAAATTTTGATCAAGCAGAGCAAGCAACGCAAAGACAGCATTGAGCAATACCGCAACGCGGGCCGCTTGGATTTGATCGTCGGCGAAGAAGAAGAGCTTGCTATCCTCGACCGATACCTGCCAAAATCCTTGACTCCCGATGAATTGCGCGCTGAAATCCAACGCATCATTGCCGAGGTGGGTGCAACCTCAGCCAAGGACATGGGCAAGGTCATGGGGGCGGCCAACAAACAATTGGCAGGCCGCGCAGACGGCAAGGAAATTTCCGTGCTTGTAAAGGAACTCCTTCCTTGA
- a CDS encoding BamA/TamA family outer membrane protein: MVICVCLLASANGYTQRMRVDSIVVTGLKKTKRPVITRQMVFQEGDTIDLQELEALNKVNKDNIYNMGLFTSVAFANEIGDSSIEVHISVQERWYIWPNPYVNLAERVWSEWLDDPDLDRLVYGLGVEWSNLSGWNDKLTVYAQGGYTQAVTATYSRPFLFPKAKVDGTAFFSILNDKEIGYGTQGGYLQLARLNDERMRQSYTGQLTLGKRFSARKILYGFAAYQYFHINDSITFFNTEYLPYNLTAIHYPSVGMSYVNDQRDVRSFPLSGHKYGGSFRFLGIPGVSSTHFGKMALSFSHHIPLNKRWNFAYGSQQFFLLGKQVPFFDKYFIGFGSFLRGYEPHVIDGSAINLTKAEWKFGIIPYHFAHLKWIPFPKFRDFPVGLYLSAYCDAGYVHDWTFNNRDNTLKDRLLLGYGAGINLITIYDFHLRVEYSRNILTDSNHPWGRGGIYFSNLVSIQ, from the coding sequence TTGGTGATCTGCGTATGCCTGCTCGCGTCTGCGAATGGGTACACGCAACGCATGCGGGTGGATTCGATCGTGGTCACGGGCCTGAAGAAGACAAAACGTCCGGTCATCACCCGTCAAATGGTCTTTCAGGAGGGAGACACCATCGACTTGCAGGAGCTCGAAGCACTGAACAAGGTCAATAAGGACAATATCTATAACATGGGCCTCTTCACCTCCGTGGCTTTTGCCAATGAGATCGGAGACTCCTCGATCGAGGTCCACATTTCCGTGCAGGAGCGCTGGTATATCTGGCCGAATCCCTATGTAAATCTGGCGGAGCGTGTTTGGAGCGAATGGCTGGACGATCCCGATCTGGACAGGCTCGTTTACGGACTGGGTGTGGAGTGGAGCAACCTCTCGGGGTGGAATGACAAACTGACGGTTTACGCGCAGGGCGGCTACACGCAGGCCGTGACCGCAACCTACAGCCGGCCCTTCCTCTTTCCGAAGGCCAAGGTCGACGGTACCGCCTTCTTCTCGATCCTCAACGACAAGGAAATCGGCTACGGCACCCAAGGCGGCTATCTGCAACTCGCCCGTCTCAACGATGAAAGGATGCGCCAAAGCTATACCGGGCAACTTACTCTGGGAAAGCGCTTCTCGGCGCGGAAGATTTTGTATGGATTCGCCGCCTACCAATACTTTCACATCAACGACAGCATTACCTTTTTCAACACGGAATACCTTCCCTACAACCTTACTGCGATCCATTATCCATCGGTCGGCATGAGCTATGTGAATGACCAACGGGACGTGCGGAGTTTTCCGCTGTCTGGGCACAAGTATGGCGGAAGTTTCCGCTTTCTGGGGATTCCCGGCGTAAGCAGCACGCATTTCGGGAAAATGGCACTCTCCTTTTCCCACCACATTCCGCTTAACAAACGATGGAATTTTGCCTACGGAAGCCAGCAATTTTTCCTGCTTGGCAAGCAGGTGCCGTTTTTTGACAAGTACTTTATCGGATTCGGCAGCTTTCTCAGGGGTTATGAGCCGCATGTCATCGACGGTTCGGCCATCAACTTGACCAAGGCCGAATGGAAATTTGGCATCATCCCCTACCATTTCGCACATTTGAAGTGGATTCCGTTTCCGAAATTCCGGGATTTTCCTGTGGGATTGTACTTGAGCGCCTACTGCGATGCGGGATATGTCCACGATTGGACGTTCAACAACCGTGACAATACGCTCAAGGACCGTTTGTTGCTCGGCTATGGTGCCGGCATCAACCTGATCACGATTTATGACTTTCACCTTCGCGTCGAATACAGCCGCAACATCTTGACCGACTCCAACCACCCCTGGGGAAGGGGCGGCATCTATTTCAGTAATCTCGTATCCATCCAATGA